CAAACGCGATCACTCGAAGAACGTGGAAACCATCGCTCGGGTGCTGCAACGCGACGGGTATTCGACGGTTTTCTTGTATGGCGGACGCGGATTCTTTGACAACATGCGCGCGTTTGCAGTCAATAACGGTTACGAACGGTTTATCGAGGAAAAACATTTTCCCAATCCAACGTTTACCACCATGTGGGGGGTGTGTGACGAGGACTTGATGCAGCGCACCATCGAGGAGTGCCGCGCCTTGAACGACACCGGAAAACCTTTTCTGGCCACGGCGCTGACGGTTTCCAACCATCGTCCGTTCAGGTATCCCAAGGGGCGCATCCCGGAAGATCCGGAAAAGAAATTCCGCGATTACGCGGTTAAATACGCGGATTATTCCTTGGGCCAATTCTTCAAAGCCGCCCGCCAGGAGAAATTTTGGACCAATACGATTTTTGTGGTGGTGGCGGATCATGGCGCGCGAGTGTACGGCAAGCAAAGCATTCCCATGCATTCCTACGAGATTCCCTTGTTGGTTGTGGCGCCTGGTTTGGCCACCCAACCGCAGCGCATTGGCGCGTTGGGTTGTTCGCTCGATGTATCGCCGACCATTTTGGGGATGATTGGCCGCCCGTATGATACACTGTTCTTTGGCAGGGATCTTCTGAAAAATTCGACCGATGGCATGGTGTGGATCAATCACAACCGGGATATTGGGCTTTATCATCGTGAGCACTTGGTGGTTTTTGGTTTGAATAAGACGGTGGAATTCTATCATGGCAATCCTCGCACGGATACCTTGCAACGCGTTTTCAACCCGGATACGCAGGATCTGGAGTTGGAACAGGATGCCATGGCGATTTACCAATCGGCGGATGATCTGTACGTCAACGAACACTATCGCGTGCAACCGCCGACGGCATTGAGTACCGCCGAGCTCCGTGATATTGGCCAGAGGCGATAATGGTGGTGCAACCTGCTTTACCGTTTTGATTTCGGCAAAGGAGTTCGACTACAACCGCGTCCTAAATGAGACCATTCCTCTCACTTCCCCTTCTTCCGCGTGAACGTGTAGAGGACCGGTAACACCAGCAGGGTCAGCACCGTGTTGGTTACGATGCCGCCGATGACCACCGTGGCCAAGGGCCGCTGCACTTCCCCCCCTACCCCGACGTTCACCGCCATGGGGATAAAGCCCACGGCCGCCACCAGCGCAGTCATTAACACCGGACGCAGGCGGACCTGGCACCCTTCGCGCACCGCATTTTCCAGCAGCGCGCCGCCCGCCAGTTTTTGTTGGATAAAGGTGACCAGCACCAAACCGTTGAGGATGGCCACGCCGCTCAGGGCGACAAACCCAATGCCAGCGCTAACGGTGAAAGGCATATCGCGCAACCATAGCGCCAGGATGCCCCCCACCATGCCAAGTGGAATGCCGGTGGCCACCATCAATACATCCCGGAAGGTGCGCAGGCTGAAATACAGCAGCACTAGAATCAGCGCCAAAGCGAGCGGCACCACGAACATGAGTTTGCGGTTGGCCCGCTCCATGTTTTCAAACTGGCCGCCCCATTCCAGCGTGTAACCCTCGGGCATTTTGACTTGCGTGGCGATTTTCTGCCGCGCCTCGGCGACAAAGCTGGCAACGTCACGCCCAGTCACGTTGCATTGGACGGTGATCCGGCGGCGGCCCCATTCACGATTGATCAAAGCGGGGCCTTCAACTTCCACCACTTTGGCCAGCCGGTTCAGCGGCAATACGGGGCCAGTGGTGGTCGGGATCAAGGTGTTGGCCAACGCCTCGGGATCGGTGCGCTGACGGTCAGGCAGGCGCACCACCAATGGGAATTGTCGTTGGCCTTCGCGAATTTCCCCGACGCGCTTGGTGCCCACGGCTTCGACGAAATTCAGGACGTTGCGGGTCGGGATGCCGTAGCGGGAAGTCGCTTGTTGATCCACACGCACTTGCAGAAAGGGCTGGCCAGTGAGTTGTTCACCGGTGATTTCACCCGCGCCGCGAAGGCCGGTGAGCGCGGCTTGCACTTCCGCAGCCAACTGGCGCAGGGTTTCCAGGTCATCACCAAAAATCTTGATGCCAATATCAGAGCGAATACCGGCAACCAACTCGTTCATGCGCATTTCAATGGGCTGGCTGAAGGCGGGCCGCAGACCGGGCACCTGGGCCAAGACGGCGTGTATCAACTCCACCAGTTCCGTCTGGGTACGGGCGCGCCGCCATTGTTCACGCGGCTTGAGCGCCAGAAAGAAGTCCGAAAGTTCCACGCCCATCGGATCAGTGGCTACTTCCGCCGTGCCCAGGCGCGTCCAGATATGCTCAATTTCATTGGGAAATTCCGCCATGAGCCGCTGCTCAATCAGATGATTCTGCGCGACCGCTTCATCCACGGAAATACCCGCCAACCGCACGGTAGTACCGACGATGGCGCCTTCACCCAGTTTGGGCAGAAACTCCCCGCCCATCCGCATCGCCACCAAGAGCGAGCCCGCAAATACCGCCAGCGCCGCAAACAAGGTGGCCCAGCGGAAGCGCAACGCCAGGTTCAGCACCGGGCGATACAGCCAATGCGCCAGGCGGACAAGCGCCGGTTCGCGCTCCTTCACGTGCCGTGGCAACAGCATGCTGGCCAGTACCGGAATAATTGTCAGCGCCACGAGCAGCGAACCGAGCAAGGCAAAAATCAGCGTCAACGCCATGGGTTTGAATAATTTCCCTTCCACTCCCTCCAGACCAAGAATCGGCAGGAACACAATCAAAATGATGCCCACCCCAAACGCCACCGGCCGGGCCACCTCCAGCGGGGCACTCTCCATGACGGCGGCGCGTTCCGCCTCCGTCAGAGTGCGCCCCAGCTCATGCTGGCGTTCGGCGAGTCGGCGCATGGTGTTTTCCACCATCACCACCGCGCCATCCACAATCAGCCCGAAATCAATGGCACCCAGGCTTAGCAAGCTCGCCGCAATGCCCGCTTGCAACATAAAGCTACTGGCGAAAAGCATCGAGAGGGGAATGGCCGCCGCCACAATCAGTCCGGCCCGCAGGCTGCCGAGAAACGCGAACAGCACCGCCACCACAAGCAAGGCCCCTGCTTGCAAGTTTTCCCGCACCGTATGGATCACTTGATCCACCAATTCCGTGCGATCATACAGCACCTGCATTTTGACATCCGCCGGCAACGCGTTTTGCACCTCGGCGAGCTTCTCTTTCAAGGCGCGCGTAACCACCGCGCTATTTTCCCCCATCAGCATGAAACCGAGCCCGAGCACGATCTCACCGCGCCCATCCGCTGTGACCGCGCCGCGCCGAATCTCATGATCAATCCGCACCTCCGCCACCTCGTGGACATGTACCGGCACCCCGGCATGGGAAGCGATCAAAATATTACCGATCTGTTCGGTATCGGTGACGATCCCGATGCCATGCACGAGCAGAGTTTCGCCACTGCGCACGATTTGGCCGCCACCCACGTTCTGATTATTCGCTTCCAACGCCTCGAAAAGTTGTTCAAACGTCAGCCCATGTTTGATCAAACGATCCGGATCCGTCACGACGTGGTACTGTTTCTCATACCCCCCCCAGGAATTGACCTCTGCCACGCCGCGCACTTTGCGCAACGCGGGTTTGACCACCCAATCATGCAGCTCGCGCAATTCGGTTAGCGTGCGGTTGGTGCGCTCCGAATACACCATGTAATGAAACACCTCGCCCAGGCCGGTGGCGATCGGCCCCAGTTGCGGGCGTTCAATGCCACCCGGCAACACCACACTCTGCAAGCGTTCGGTAATCAATTGGCGCGCCTTGAAAATGGTGGTCTGATCATCAAACGTGGCGACCACCTGCGAGAGCCCGTATTTGGAGATGGAACGCACCGTTTGCAGCCCCGGCAACCCGCTGATTGCCAGTTCCACCGGCGCAGTGATTTGCGCCTCCGCCTCCTCGGGATTCAGCGACGGTGCCACGGTGTTCACCTGCACCTGGACCGGCGTGGTATCGGGAAACGCGTCAATCGGCAGCAGGCTCAGCGTCCGCGTGCCCAGCACCACCAGCACAATGGCCAGCACGCCAACCAGCAACCGGTTGCGCAAGGAAAATTGAATTAATTGGTTTAACATAAGGGAAACCCCATTTGCATATTATCCTGAAGCGGTGAGGCATCAATCCGCGCAGCCCGCGCCCATGCGAGAGCTGAGCAGTTGCGATTTGATGGCAAAGCCGTGCTGAATCACCACCTGTTCCTGAGGCTTCAGACCAGCCAGCACCTCAACCAATCCCTGGTGGCGTGCGCCAAGACGAATGGCACGCGCATCAAATAGGTCTTCCTCCAGCTTCACAAAAACAAGCGGCTTGCTTTCCAGGTATTGCAGCGCGGATTCCGGTAGCAACAACGCACGGTCATGCGTTCGGATTAGAATGCGGGCCTGCGCAAACATTCGGGAACGCAGCACGCCATCGGGATTGGACACCTCCGCCCGCGCCCGCGCCATGCGCGTGCGTTCATCCACCTCCGGGCCGATCCAGGTGAGTTTTCCGGTAAAGGTGCGCCCGGGCAATGCTTCCACCTGCAACTCCACGCTTTGCCCGGTCCGCACTTTGTCCAGCGCGGTTTCCGGCAGATTCAACATGGCCCACACCGTCGAACGATCCGCCAGCGTGAATAATGGCTTGCCGGCTTCCAGCAACGAACCGCGCACGGCAGTGCGCTCAATAATTTCCCCGGCAAACGGCGCGCGCACCTCCAGGAGCACCGATTCCTGCGGCTTGCCCTGCAACTCGTCAATTTGCGCCTCGGTAAAACCGACGGTCCGCAATTGCTGGCAGGCGGCACGGTGCGTGGCTTCGGCCTCCTGCAAATCCTTCTGCGACGTCACCTTTTCGTTGCGCAACTTGCGTTCGCGATCCAGCGTTTGATGCGTCAACACGGCCTTGGCCACTGCCTCGGCGATCGTGGCGGACCAGATCCGCGCCACAATTTGCTTTTCCTCGATCAAGTTCCCCAGGTCAACGTCCACACTTTGCACGATGCCACTCACCGGCGTGACGATCTGCGCGAGCTTGTTTTGGTTATAACCTAATTCGGCATAACACTCGACCGCCTCCGCCATTTCGCCAACGGTAGCGGTGGCCAGTTGAACCCCGACCAGCGTTGCCGAATTGGTGGATGGCAACCGCACCTTCATAGCCTCACCGGAAGCCATCGCCGTGATCTTCTGCGGTTTGCAAATACCGCATTCCGCCTCCGGCACGTTGTGCTCACCGCACATCGGCCGGCCCTGCGCGTCTTTGGCCGTGGCATGGCCGACGGCGGCATGGGCATGACCGGCATGTGCATCGCCTTCGGCGTGTTCTTCTTTGGGTTTGCATCCAACCGTGAGGGTAAACGCAAGCAGACCGACAATGAAATGAGGACGAATAATAATGTTCATGGGATAAGTTATTTGGAGATCGTTTTGACGGATTGCGGCGCGAGCAGCGCTTCCAGTTCCGCTTGCGCCAGGTTTAGTTCCAGCAGTTTCTGTTGATACACCAAGCGCGCTTCCGCCGCCGTGCGCTGAGTATCCACCAAATCAATGAAATTGAATTTACCTTCGGCAAAACCCACTTGCACCAGCCGTAATGCCTCCGCCGCCTTGGGTAAAATGCGCTCCCGCTGGTTGCGGGTGTGCTCGGCGGCCGTGCGATACCGCTTGATGGCCTGCACCCACTCCCGTTGCAATTGCTGACGGACCACTTCCAGTTCCGCCTCAGCCTCTTCCACCCGCGCCTGAGTTTCCTGCACGCGCCCCTTGGAGCGATCAAACAATGGCACTGGCACGGAGAACCGAAAACCAACGATGGATTCATCCGTCGCGCCCACGCGTCCGCCCTCCAAACCGACTTTCACATCTGGATACGGTTCCAAGCGCATGCGGCGAAGCTCCAACCGCGCCCGCTCCAAGCTTGCCAGCCCAACCGCCAGGCACGGATGCTGTCCCAACCAGGTCGTCACCGGGGTTTCCCACAGACTTGCATTGGCGGTTTCAGCCAAGGTCCCCGACAAAGCCATGGTATCAAGATCCGGGCGTCCCAACATCAACCCCAGTGTTTGCCGGGCGGATATCAGGTCCCGTTGCATCGTGTTTAATTCCGTTTTGGCTTGTTCCCATTGAATTTCCGCACGCAATTGCTCCTGATACGCGGTGGCGCCAGCCTCGGATCGCTTACGGGCTGTAGTCATGGAGGATTCCGCCACCTGGGTTAACTCACCTACGGCGGCGACCATGCGTTCGGCGGCCAGCACTTGATAAAAGGCGGCCTTGGCGTTGCGCACCGTCTCGGTCCGCCGCACCGCCATCTCGGCGTCACTCAGCCGAATGCCGGTCTGGCCGATTTGCCGGTCCAAAGATTTTTTGCCGGGATATGGGAGCGTCTGCGAAATACCAAGGGTATGTTTGGCAGCGCCAAGCCCCCGTCCTCCCTGAATCGGCCAATCTTCAGTGGTTATTTCCAACTCTGGGTTAGGCCAGGCGCGCGCCTGAAGTGTACGCCCAACTGCCGAACGCGCTCGCGCCCCGGCAACACGCAGTTCCGGACTGTTCGCCAACGCCATCTGGATGACCGCATCCAGGTTTAAATTGGTCCGGACTGGCTCCGCTCCGACACCGCCGGTCAACCCCACAACCGATCCTGCAATTAAAATAATTACCGTATTGAGTTTCATGATTCGTTTCCTGCAAACACCGTCTATGAAATACCGATCCGCAATGTGAAATCACACCGCGGCCTTTAGAAAATTCCCCGAGGGAAAAGATCAGGAAACGAACGAGGGGGCCCGAACCGGCAACGCACAGCGATGAAGAAACTGCCAGCGTTGATCAAGACCGGGGGGAGAAAAATCCGGAACGGGCGCCGCTTCAGCCAACCGCGCCAATTCATCATTAGCCGCCGCGCTTGCAGTGACCGCCAGCAGCGCGGGAGCGCACACCTCGAGTTGCGGATTGGTGATAAAACAACCGACCGATTCGACCACCGTACAACTGTCCTCGCGGCAATCGTTATCCTGATGGGGTGTTTCGCCGGGATGATTACAACAAGCGAGCAGCTCGAAACCGGGAATGGACTCAAGCTGACAATGCATGGTGGCTGGTATCCATAGAAATACCAGCAACGCGGAGATTGCCATCTTTAACCGGTTCACAGGTTAAACTATAATACTACTACCGTAAGGATTTCAAGTGGAAATTTCAAAATAAACTGCAAGTTGCCGTTTTCACCTGTCGCGCACACGTCCGCGCAGCGCTTTTCTGCGGTTTAAACGCAAGCGTGTTACTGAGTGGACAACACCTGCTTGACTTTGTGTACCAAACCCTGACTGGTGAACGGCTTTTGCAAATAATTGTCTTCCTCCCCGCTGGCTGGCCGCACATAGCCGCTGGAAAATAGGATTTTGGTGTCGGGCAACAGTTCGCGGACTTTTTCGGCCAATTCGCGCCCGCTCATCTGCGGCATGACCAGATCGGTGATCAGCAAATCAATGCGGTCCCCGCCCTTTTTGATCAGGGCCAGCGCCTTTTCGCCGCTAGTCGCGGTTAAAACTTTATAACCAAAGGCGGAAAGCACCATTTGCCCCATCGTGAGCAACAGATCCTCGTCATCCACCATAAGGATGGTTTCGGAGCCGTGCAGTTCCTCGATTTTCCGCGCCGTATCTTTGACGAATTTCTTGTTGGCTGGCAGATAGACGCGCACGGAGGTGCCATGATCCAACTCGCTGGAAATGGCCACATTGCCGCCATGATTGGTGATAATGCCATACACCCAAGCCAGTCCCAACCCGCGATGCCCATACTTGGTGGTAAAGAACGGTTCAAAAATGCGCGGCATCATGTCCGAAGCAATGCCGCAACCATCGTCCTTGACCTCCACGCAGACATAGCTGCCCGGTGCCAGATTGGCGCTCTGATCGTGCGTGGGTTCGCTGAGTTCCAAGTTACGACAACTGACCTGCACT
This window of the Verrucomicrobiota bacterium genome carries:
- a CDS encoding TolC family protein — encoded protein: MKLNTVIILIAGSVVGLTGGVGAEPVRTNLNLDAVIQMALANSPELRVAGARARSAVGRTLQARAWPNPELEITTEDWPIQGGRGLGAAKHTLGISQTLPYPGKKSLDRQIGQTGIRLSDAEMAVRRTETVRNAKAAFYQVLAAERMVAAVGELTQVAESSMTTARKRSEAGATAYQEQLRAEIQWEQAKTELNTMQRDLISARQTLGLMLGRPDLDTMALSGTLAETANASLWETPVTTWLGQHPCLAVGLASLERARLELRRMRLEPYPDVKVGLEGGRVGATDESIVGFRFSVPVPLFDRSKGRVQETQARVEEAEAELEVVRQQLQREWVQAIKRYRTAAEHTRNQRERILPKAAEALRLVQVGFAEGKFNFIDLVDTQRTAAEARLVYQQKLLELNLAQAELEALLAPQSVKTISK
- a CDS encoding CusA/CzcA family heavy metal efflux RND transporter codes for the protein MLNQLIQFSLRNRLLVGVLAIVLVVLGTRTLSLLPIDAFPDTTPVQVQVNTVAPSLNPEEAEAQITAPVELAISGLPGLQTVRSISKYGLSQVVATFDDQTTIFKARQLITERLQSVVLPGGIERPQLGPIATGLGEVFHYMVYSERTNRTLTELRELHDWVVKPALRKVRGVAEVNSWGGYEKQYHVVTDPDRLIKHGLTFEQLFEALEANNQNVGGGQIVRSGETLLVHGIGIVTDTEQIGNILIASHAGVPVHVHEVAEVRIDHEIRRGAVTADGRGEIVLGLGFMLMGENSAVVTRALKEKLAEVQNALPADVKMQVLYDRTELVDQVIHTVRENLQAGALLVVAVLFAFLGSLRAGLIVAAAIPLSMLFASSFMLQAGIAASLLSLGAIDFGLIVDGAVVMVENTMRRLAERQHELGRTLTEAERAAVMESAPLEVARPVAFGVGIILIVFLPILGLEGVEGKLFKPMALTLIFALLGSLLVALTIIPVLASMLLPRHVKEREPALVRLAHWLYRPVLNLALRFRWATLFAALAVFAGSLLVAMRMGGEFLPKLGEGAIVGTTVRLAGISVDEAVAQNHLIEQRLMAEFPNEIEHIWTRLGTAEVATDPMGVELSDFFLALKPREQWRRARTQTELVELIHAVLAQVPGLRPAFSQPIEMRMNELVAGIRSDIGIKIFGDDLETLRQLAAEVQAALTGLRGAGEITGEQLTGQPFLQVRVDQQATSRYGIPTRNVLNFVEAVGTKRVGEIREGQRQFPLVVRLPDRQRTDPEALANTLIPTTTGPVLPLNRLAKVVEVEGPALINREWGRRRITVQCNVTGRDVASFVAEARQKIATQVKMPEGYTLEWGGQFENMERANRKLMFVVPLALALILVLLYFSLRTFRDVLMVATGIPLGMVGGILALWLRDMPFTVSAGIGFVALSGVAILNGLVLVTFIQQKLAGGALLENAVREGCQVRLRPVLMTALVAAVGFIPMAVNVGVGGEVQRPLATVVIGGIVTNTVLTLLVLPVLYTFTRKKGK
- a CDS encoding efflux RND transporter periplasmic adaptor subunit, which encodes MNIIIRPHFIVGLLAFTLTVGCKPKEEHAEGDAHAGHAHAAVGHATAKDAQGRPMCGEHNVPEAECGICKPQKITAMASGEAMKVRLPSTNSATLVGVQLATATVGEMAEAVECYAELGYNQNKLAQIVTPVSGIVQSVDVDLGNLIEEKQIVARIWSATIAEAVAKAVLTHQTLDRERKLRNEKVTSQKDLQEAEATHRAACQQLRTVGFTEAQIDELQGKPQESVLLEVRAPFAGEIIERTAVRGSLLEAGKPLFTLADRSTVWAMLNLPETALDKVRTGQSVELQVEALPGRTFTGKLTWIGPEVDERTRMARARAEVSNPDGVLRSRMFAQARILIRTHDRALLLPESALQYLESKPLVFVKLEEDLFDARAIRLGARHQGLVEVLAGLKPQEQVVIQHGFAIKSQLLSSRMGAGCAD